GTTCAATACTTTTGCCCCAATAAACCAGAATTTAATCTATGCCGACCGATTTCTAGAACTGTTCCTAAAGGGTATGTATTCGTTTTGGGTGATAACCGAGCTAACAGCTGGGATAGTCGTTTTTGGCCAGAAGGAGGGCTCTTACCCGAGAAAGAAATAATTGGCAAAGCAACCTGGCGATTTTGGCCTATTAGTCGTTTTGGTAAGCCTGACTGATAAGTCCACAATCTATCACTTTTCCATAAATTTTATTGTCTTTGATTGGTTGATTAGTTGAGGTAGTAAAATTATTTTCTTCATTAGATTGGACCCATTCTTTTTCAGGATCAAACAGTAACCATCGGTTACTGTTTAAACTTAATTTCTCTTCAGCTTGGTTTAATAGTTTAGATGGACCAAAACTAATTTTTTCCCACAATTTCTCTACTCCCCATCCTGATCTTCTCACTAATTGATCCCAGAGCAAAGGTAAAACTAGGCTATAACAACTAATTCCTTTTTTCCTTTTATTAGCAGGTAGTTTGGTCTCTGAGTCATCTAAAGGACTGGAGTGAACAGATATTGCTGTTAAAACATCTTCCTCTAACCCTTTTATAAGAGAGGCTCTATCTCTCGGGGATCCTAATGAGGGTGTTACGCTCCATCCAATATCAAAAGGAGTAAGACTTGAGTTGTCATTTACTAAATGCCACCATAAAACAGTTGCCATTGGCTGAGAGTATGCATTCTTTAGTATTTCAACACCCTCAGATGTTGAAATATTCATCAACCTTAGAGCTACTTCAGGGTACTGCTTTTGAAGCTCAAGTAATTGGATGAGAGGAAGGATTTCACTTTCAATAGGATCAGGAGGCCAGCCTGCTCTAAGAGTCTCTACACTTTGTCTAGACATCCCATCTGCTTGAAGTATTTTATCTCTTGGTGCGATTAATATAGGGGAATTTTTCATCTCTCCAAGTGAAAAACCTTGCTTTAGAAGCTCTAGAGGTGGTATAAAATCGTCATCACATAAGCCAATAGCTCCATTTTGTAGTAGATGGGCATGCCTTGAAAGGGAAGCTCCCTTCCCGCTCAAACTGAAACCTCCCCATAAATGTATTAAAACCTCACTCTTGATAGTCTTTATAGAAATAATAGGCTCAATTTGATCTCTCCATAATTCACCTCTTGGCAGTATGCCTACTTGGCCATATCCAGCAAATGTTGCTTTTTTAATAAGTGTATAAATATTCTCTTCTTTACAACTAAAGGGAGATTCCAAAAAAGAATGAGGATCAACAAGACACGGTGCTAAAAGCATATTTTTAGCATTTTGGGACTTAATTCTTAAAAGTTCTGCATTTTGAATTGCCTTTTTACCAAATGCTTTTATTACACCATCTTTGATTAAAACAGTCTTTTTCTTTAAGGTAGATCCAGCGCCTTCAAGGATTTGAATATTCTCAAACAAATAACTACTAGTCATTAAATTAAAGAGCTCCAGTAGCTGTAGAGTCGATGATTCCTCCCAAATGAGAGGTGATATTTAGACAAGTTATTTGATCTGGTTGCTCATCGTTTTCTGAGAGATCAATAACTGTAATTCCACCATTCCCTTGCTTTATCATCCAAATTTTTGATGGCATTAACCCTAAAAGATGACAAAGAATTGTTTTGTTAACTGCGTCATGAGCAACAACCAATGCAGTTTCATTGTTTTTAAGATCTTTACAAATCTC
The sequence above is drawn from the Prochlorococcus marinus str. MIT 1013 genome and encodes:
- a CDS encoding dihydroorotase; the protein is MTSSYLFENIQILEGAGSTLKKKTVLIKDGVIKAFGKKAIQNAELLRIKSQNAKNMLLAPCLVDPHSFLESPFSCKEENIYTLIKKATFAGYGQVGILPRGELWRDQIEPIISIKTIKSEVLIHLWGGFSLSGKGASLSRHAHLLQNGAIGLCDDDFIPPLELLKQGFSLGEMKNSPILIAPRDKILQADGMSRQSVETLRAGWPPDPIESEILPLIQLLELQKQYPEVALRLMNISTSEGVEILKNAYSQPMATVLWWHLVNDNSSLTPFDIGWSVTPSLGSPRDRASLIKGLEEDVLTAISVHSSPLDDSETKLPANKRKKGISCYSLVLPLLWDQLVRRSGWGVEKLWEKISFGPSKLLNQAEEKLSLNSNRWLLFDPEKEWVQSNEENNFTTSTNQPIKDNKIYGKVIDCGLISQAYQND